One stretch of Sphingomonas rosea DNA includes these proteins:
- a CDS encoding HAMP domain-containing sensor histidine kinase translates to MIVIAGVWIVILLFAGGFALDRVLTNSLVRNFDEQLELILRSMIGSSEVGPEGEIRFSRPPADQRFIEAYSGSYYYISPLPGADGKVPSVADFPSRSLWDRRLEIDTKHDHSSTQIHDSFQFAGEPLRIVERDVIIPGSPVKWRFQVAQSRENLDAQLKELRTTLVWAFAVLGLGLIILAALQTFYGLWPLRRVRSEVAAIRSGAKTRVSEDFPNELRPLTDEINQLLAHNEEQAEEARRHAGNLAHALKTPLTVITNAATARSEDLADTVCREATTMRRQVDHHLARARAIGRRASSQARAAVWDSLCAVQRAVTTMHEGVTVDIAGDKKVEVRVERQDLDEMLGNLVENAAKYGSGRVFVTVEKSAPFVDILVEDDGPGIPAEQRDELFIRGKRLDTTGKPGTGLGLAIVRDVAEIYGGRITLEESEDLGGLLAKLSLPLG, encoded by the coding sequence ATGATCGTCATTGCGGGCGTGTGGATCGTCATCCTCCTGTTCGCGGGCGGCTTCGCCCTCGACCGGGTGCTGACCAACAGCCTGGTGCGCAACTTCGACGAGCAGCTCGAACTGATCCTGCGCTCGATGATCGGCTCGTCCGAGGTCGGCCCCGAAGGCGAGATCCGTTTCTCGCGGCCGCCCGCGGACCAGCGCTTCATCGAAGCCTATTCGGGCAGCTATTATTACATCAGCCCGCTCCCGGGCGCTGACGGCAAGGTGCCGAGCGTCGCCGACTTCCCGTCCCGCTCGCTGTGGGACCGGCGGCTCGAGATCGACACCAAGCACGACCACAGCAGCACCCAGATCCACGACAGCTTCCAGTTCGCCGGCGAGCCGCTGCGGATCGTCGAGCGCGACGTCATCATTCCCGGCTCCCCCGTCAAATGGCGCTTCCAGGTCGCGCAGAGCCGCGAGAACCTCGACGCGCAATTGAAGGAGCTGCGCACCACGCTCGTCTGGGCGTTCGCGGTGCTTGGCCTCGGCCTCATCATCCTCGCCGCGCTCCAGACCTTCTACGGGCTGTGGCCGCTGCGACGGGTGCGAAGCGAGGTGGCGGCGATCCGCTCGGGCGCCAAGACCCGCGTCTCCGAGGATTTTCCCAACGAGCTTCGCCCGCTCACCGACGAGATCAACCAGCTCCTCGCCCACAATGAGGAGCAGGCCGAGGAAGCGCGCCGCCACGCGGGCAATCTCGCGCACGCGCTGAAAACGCCACTGACCGTCATCACCAACGCCGCGACCGCCCGCTCGGAGGATCTCGCCGACACCGTCTGCCGCGAGGCGACGACCATGCGGCGGCAGGTCGACCACCATCTCGCCCGCGCCCGCGCGATCGGCCGCCGCGCCTCCTCGCAGGCCCGTGCCGCGGTGTGGGACAGCCTGTGCGCGGTCCAGCGCGCGGTCACCACCATGCACGAAGGCGTCACCGTCGACATCGCCGGCGACAAGAAGGTCGAGGTCCGGGTCGAACGGCAGGACCTCGATGAAATGCTCGGCAACCTCGTCGAGAATGCCGCCAAATATGGCTCGGGCCGGGTGTTCGTGACGGTGGAGAAGTCGGCGCCCTTCGTCGACATTCTGGTCGAGGACGACGGCCCCGGCATCCCCGCCGAACAGCGCGACGAGCTGTTCATCCGTGGCAAGCGGCTCGACACCACCGGCAAGCCGGGCACCGGCCTCGGCCTCGCCATCGTCCGCGACGTCGCCGAAATCTACGGCGGCCGCATCACGCTCGAGGAGAGCGAGGACCTTGGCGGGCTACTCGCCAAGCTGAGCCTACCGCTCGGCTGA
- a CDS encoding response regulator transcription factor, translated as MRVLIVEDEPSLGRQLRSTLEGAGYAVDLATDGEDGHYLGQTENYDAVVLDLGLPEVDGLTVLDRWRKEGKRMPVLVLTARDSWSDKVAGLDAGADDYLAKPFQTEELIARLRALIRRASGNASSELIAGDIRLDTRSGKVTKAGEPVKLTAQEYKLLSYLMHHKGKVVSRTELIEHIYDQDFDRDSNTIEVFVTRIRKKLGPDVITTIRGLGYSLEEPA; from the coding sequence ATGCGCGTCCTCATCGTCGAAGACGAACCCTCGCTCGGCCGCCAGCTCCGCTCGACGCTGGAAGGCGCCGGCTATGCCGTCGACCTCGCCACTGACGGCGAAGATGGCCATTATCTTGGCCAGACCGAAAACTACGACGCGGTCGTCCTCGACCTCGGCTTGCCCGAGGTCGACGGCCTGACCGTGCTCGATCGCTGGCGCAAGGAGGGTAAGCGCATGCCCGTCCTCGTGCTCACTGCCCGTGACAGCTGGTCCGACAAGGTCGCCGGCCTCGATGCGGGCGCCGACGACTATCTCGCCAAGCCGTTCCAGACCGAGGAACTGATCGCCCGCCTGCGCGCGCTCATCCGCCGCGCGTCGGGTAACGCTTCGTCCGAGCTTATCGCCGGCGACATTCGCCTCGACACCCGATCGGGCAAGGTCACCAAGGCCGGGGAGCCGGTGAAGCTCACCGCGCAGGAGTACAAGCTCCTGAGCTACCTCATGCACCACAAAGGCAAGGTGGTCAGCCGGACCGAGCTCATCGAGCATATCTACGATCAGGACTTCGACCGCGATTCGAACACGATCGAGGTGTTCGTCACCCGCATTCGCAAGAAGCTCGGGCCTGACGTCATCACCACCATCCGCGGCCTCGGCTACTCGCTGGAGGAGCCTGCGTGA
- a CDS encoding ABC-F family ATP-binding cassette domain-containing protein, with protein MAAPPILSFEDLGLVQGEGWLFRHLDVHVGPRDRLALIGRNGAGKTTLLKCLAGVIDTDEGRRMVVPGKKVVLLEQDPPMAGHATLEDWVLGGEDPPEAHAAAAIADQLGIDLARTTGTASGGERRRAAIVRALAREPDLLFLDEPTNHLDLAAIDWLESWLNRFQGAFIVISHDRTFLTRLTKSCLWLDRGQIRRAEVGFGGFEAWTERVYAEEERAAEKLDAKLAIELHWLQRGVTARRRRNQGRLAKLNEMRATRAAMIGGPGVSKLGLAKDDAKTKTVIDAEHVTKKFGERTIIKHFSLRVQRGDRIGIVGSNGAGKTTLLKLLTGELAPDEGKVVQAKTLSGIVIDQQRKLMAPEKKVRDVLADGGDWIEVRGTKKHIKGYLKEFLFSPELTEAPVGSLSGGERSRLLLAREFARASNLLVLDEPTNDLDLETLDLLQEVIADYEGTVMIVSHDRDFLDRTVTVTLGLDGSGKVDVVAGGYEDWAKRRAPPKAVAARPKKVEQPASKPAAATKLSYKDQRDLDRLPGEIERIEAEIAADEKALADPDLYTKDPKRFAALMAAIEKKRAAKDAAEMRWLEVAEMAEGLAG; from the coding sequence ATGGCCGCTCCTCCCATTCTCTCCTTCGAAGACCTCGGCCTCGTGCAGGGCGAAGGCTGGCTGTTCCGGCATCTCGATGTCCATGTCGGGCCGCGCGACCGGCTGGCACTGATCGGGCGCAACGGTGCCGGCAAGACGACGCTGCTCAAATGCCTCGCGGGCGTGATCGACACCGACGAAGGGCGGCGCATGGTCGTGCCGGGCAAGAAGGTCGTGCTGCTCGAGCAGGATCCGCCGATGGCCGGCCATGCGACCCTCGAGGATTGGGTGCTCGGCGGCGAGGATCCGCCTGAGGCGCATGCGGCGGCCGCGATCGCCGACCAGCTCGGCATCGATCTCGCCCGCACGACCGGCACGGCGAGCGGGGGCGAGCGGCGGCGGGCGGCGATCGTCCGGGCGCTGGCGCGCGAGCCCGACCTCCTCTTCCTCGACGAGCCGACCAACCATCTCGACCTGGCCGCGATCGACTGGCTCGAAAGCTGGCTCAATCGCTTCCAGGGCGCCTTCATCGTCATCAGCCACGACCGCACCTTCCTGACGCGACTGACCAAGAGCTGCCTGTGGCTCGACCGCGGGCAGATCCGGCGGGCCGAGGTGGGCTTCGGCGGGTTCGAGGCGTGGACCGAGCGCGTCTATGCCGAGGAGGAGCGCGCGGCCGAGAAGCTCGACGCCAAGCTCGCGATCGAACTCCACTGGCTGCAGCGCGGCGTGACCGCGCGGCGGCGGCGCAACCAGGGGCGGCTGGCGAAATTGAACGAAATGCGCGCGACGCGGGCGGCGATGATCGGCGGGCCCGGCGTCTCGAAGCTCGGCCTCGCCAAGGACGACGCCAAGACCAAGACGGTCATCGACGCCGAGCATGTCACCAAGAAATTCGGCGAGCGGACGATCATCAAGCACTTCAGCCTGCGCGTTCAGCGGGGCGACCGGATCGGGATCGTCGGGTCGAACGGCGCGGGGAAGACGACCCTGCTCAAGCTGCTGACCGGCGAACTCGCGCCCGACGAGGGCAAGGTCGTTCAGGCCAAGACGCTGTCGGGGATCGTGATCGACCAGCAGCGCAAGCTGATGGCGCCCGAGAAGAAGGTCCGCGACGTGCTGGCCGATGGCGGCGACTGGATCGAGGTGCGCGGCACCAAGAAGCACATCAAGGGCTATCTCAAGGAATTCCTTTTCTCGCCGGAGCTGACCGAGGCGCCGGTGGGCAGCTTGAGCGGCGGCGAGCGGTCGCGGCTACTCCTGGCGCGCGAGTTCGCGCGGGCGTCGAACCTCCTGGTCCTCGACGAGCCGACCAACGACCTCGATCTCGAGACGCTCGATCTCCTGCAGGAGGTGATCGCCGATTATGAAGGCACGGTGATGATCGTCAGCCACGACCGTGACTTCCTCGACCGCACGGTGACAGTGACCCTGGGGCTCGACGGGTCGGGGAAGGTCGACGTGGTCGCGGGCGGCTATGAGGATTGGGCCAAGCGGCGGGCGCCGCCCAAGGCGGTCGCGGCAAGACCGAAGAAGGTCGAGCAGCCGGCGTCGAAGCCCGCGGCGGCGACCAAGCTCAGCTACAAGGACCAGCGCGACCTCGACCGCCTGCCGGGGGAGATCGAGAGGATCGAGGCGGAGATTGCGGCGGACGAGAAGGCGCTCGCCGACCCCGATCTCTATACGAAGGATCCCAAGCGCTTCGCGGCGCTGATGGCGGCGATCGAGAAGAAGCGCGCCGCTAAGGACGCCGCTGAAATGCGCTGGCTCGAGGTCGCCGAAATGGCCGAGGGGCTCGCCGGCTAG